From Sulfurirhabdus autotrophica:
GCACGATGATTCTGGAAAGCTGGCAGCACATTTTTGCTAGCGGCGTTGAAATGCGCTTTGAAATTAGCGATGCACAGTACATTCAAACAGCGCTCACCTCTATCCATACAGTGCATGAGTATATCTACATGAATGGCGATCGCCGACGCCGTGATCCGGTTATTGCCACCAACATTTACCGACTGACTAACCAGGGGTGGCGCATGATTCTGCACCATGCATCCCTTACTCCTGACACAAGTAATGCGGTAGAAATCAACACTCCTTCTTCGTCCACTATTCTCCATTGAGCCAGGAATCGTTCAAAAGCGCGTTTTGGCTACCTGGCGGGCATCTTCAGACCATTTATCCCTATTTTTTCATACCCTTTCCCCCCTTGATTTATCGCCGGGAAAGACTTGAAACACCTGATGGGGATTTTATTGATCTGGACTGGCTGGATGGCCCGCCTGATTCACCGCTGGTTGTCTTGTTTCACGGACTGGAGGGCAGCTCGCAAGGACACTACGCCAAAAGCCTGATGCACAATCTACGCCAGAAAGGCTGGCGGGGGGTGATACCGCATTTTCGTGGCTGCAGCGGCGAACCTAACCGCCTTCCCCGCGCTTACCATTCGGGCGACTCTGCTGAAATTGACTGGATATTGCGACACCTTCGCACATTAAATCCCAATAATGCACTTTATGCTGCAGGTGTTTCATTGGGGGGTAATGCGCTACTGAAATGGCTGGGGGAACAAGCAGGAGAAGCATTGTCCATCGTAGATGCTTCCGCTGCTATTTCAGCGCCGCTGGATTTAGCGACAGCAGGACAAGTACTGGATCAGGGTTTCAACAAGGCGACATATACCCGGCATTTCCTGAAAACGCTCAAGCAAAAAGCTGAACACAAATTTCATCTGCATAATATGCAGGTGAATCACACGGCTATTCAGGCAGCTGCCACTCTATACGCTTTTGATGATGCGTTCACTGCACCACTCCATGGTTTTAAAAATGCGGATGATTACTGGCTGAAAGCCAGCAGCAAACCTTATCTTCCATATATTCAAGCGCCAACATTGGTGATTAATGCGCTGAATGATCCCTTTATGCCGGCTTCATCCCTGCCTGCATCCGATGAGGTGAGCAAGATGGTAACCCTGGAGTATCCCGCAGAAGGCGGTCACGTTGGATTTGTAAGCGGCCCTTTTCCGGGGAATTTAAACTGGTTACCACAAAGAATCATGGCATTTTTTGAGGGGGTCGCTGAGCGGCGTATAATGTCAGATTAGGCTTGCAGGTCAGCTTTTTACGCCCTGCTTCCCTGCTGCTGCCAAACGTGCAATATACAAAGACACAGCAAATCCTGCAGCCACCCATACGAACACAGCCATGCCTGGCCAGATACCAAAATGGTCAATCTTTTCAGATAATGTGGGTATAAACAGTCTTGAAATACCCATGAATGCTACGAACAGACTCACACTCCCAATGGCAAAACTCATCACGCGGGAGGCAATCACGGCACGATTATTGGACTGCCTGATAAAGCGGGCAGTGAGTATGCCGTTTACCCCATCTGAAACAATCATGCCACAGGTGAATACAATGCCTAATGCAAACGCATAGAGTTCACCTGAAACCTGGGTAGCTGCAAGAGAAAAGAAAGCTGCATTGCTCATGGTATCGAACGACAAGGCAAACAACGCACCAATACCCAACACAATGGCCGGGTGTCCGGATTGTATACGCATCCAGCTCTTTAGACCGATGGGTCTGGCCAGTGCGTCTTGCCGGTTAAACGCAGCATATAAATTCAGCCCACCTAATGCGAGCAGTGTCAGAATTGAAACTGCTGCGCCAAACCCCTCCAGCCAATCAGGTAATGTTATCCGGGAAGGCATCAGCGCAATAGCCCCTGCGACTACCGTTACAACCACACCATGACCTATAGAAAACAACACGCCCGCCCATTTTGCCAGCCAAGGTTTGGTCGCGGCATTAAATCGTGAAAGACCATCAATAGTGGCCAGGTGATCCGGGTCCAGACCATGCTTTATGCCGAACGCAAAGGCTAGTGCAAACAAGGCGTAGACATCATGGGGTAGTGCCTGCATGATTCCTCCAAAACCAGAATGGCTGTGCTTGTTCTGCTACTTGACAGATTCACTACGCCAGCCGCATCCAACACGTCAAATTCCGCGTTTTTATCAAACCGATTGAGTTGCTGCCACATCCTGCATCAAACCATGGGTTTCTATAAAGCTGATAATCGTATTCAGTCCATGCCCGGTTTTCAAATTGGTAAACACAAAAGGGCGCTCGCCGCGCATTTTTTTCGAATCCCTTTCCATCACTTCTAATGATGCACCTACCATGGGGGCAAGATCAATCTTGTTAATCACCAACAGATCCGATTTGGTTATGCCGGGTCCGCCCTTACGCGGTATTTTGTCACCGGCCGCCACATCAATCACGTAGATCGTCAGATCAGACAGTTCAGGGCTAAACGTTGCCGAAAGATTATCGCCGCCACTTTCTACAAATACAATTTCCAGATTCTGGAAAGACCGAGTTAAACGATCTACCGCTTCCAGATTAATGGAGGCGTCTTCCCGAATGGCCGTATGGGGACACCCCCCTGTTTCCACCCCAATAATCCGCTCCGGTGCCAGCGCCTGATTACTCACCAGAAATTTTGCATCTTCTTCAGTATAGATATCATTCGTGACAACGGCGATGTCGTATTTATCCCGTAATGCCCTGCAAAGGGACAATGTCAGTGCTGTCTTGCCTGAGCCAACAGGCCCGCCAATACCGACGCGTAATGGTTGAGATGACTTCATGAATTTCCTCGTTTCAAGATCTGAAAAGTCTGCTGTATTGTGTTTCATGCTGACTACTGACTATCGCCAGCATCGGGCTAAAATTACTCAGTTCATTATCTTCAAGCTTCATGGCACTTTCAGCCAGTTCCGGCAATTGCTTTCCCAGGTTTGCCAGTATGCGCTGGCCGGCAACCTGGCCAAGAGGAACCGTTTTTAATGCCGCACTGACCTGATTTTCCAGCCAACTCCACAAATAGGCATTCACAGATGCAGCTACCGGAATACCCCATGCTGCAGCGGCCAGACTGAATGCACAGGGAAACGAAACATCGGATTTCTGGCGTAAAACTGTAACGTGTTCCTGAGGTAAGTCATCCATCTTTTCAAGCAATCGTACCAGCGAAAATCCCATCTGCAGGGTTTCCGCACGCAATTCAGACGTTTCACGCGAGGTAATAAAAAAATCATTCCAGTAGAGCGCCTGATCTACATCCTGCTGTTCCCAGGCCTGCTGCATTCTTGCCATCAGTGGCGCTTCAAACCTTGCCATACTGGCAAGCAGCACTTCACCAATCCACTCCCTTGCTGTATCGGCATCATGAACGAAACCTGATTCAATGGCGAATTCCAGCCCTTGAGAGTAACTGAATGCACCCACCGGCAACATCGGACTGGATAGTTGCAGTAATCGTGGCAGAGCCAACAGAGGCAATTGTGTCATGCGTTATTTCCAAATAGATGTATCAGCCCACCATGTGCTTCGCCATGATGCTTGTGTCCACCACCATATGCGCCAGCTTCCGGCTCAAACGGCGCCTGTTCTTCTGTCACTTCCGCCCCCAGACCATTCAGCATATCTGCCAGCACATGATCGGCCCCCAGACGTAACCAGCCATCACCTACTTCAACAGGTACATGGCGGTTGCCCAGATGATAGGCTGCGCGAATTAACTCAATAGGGGAACTGCAGGTTACCTTCAGCACTGTTTCAGGCGCAGCTACCACCTTGATCACTCTGCCATCGTTTCCCTTTAAATAATCTCCTCCCCTCAGAACTGCCCCTCGCTCCAGAAAGAGCCCTACTTCTTCACCTGAAGCTAGCCGCGTTCGCAAGCGGCTTTTCTGGCGCAGATCAAAAGGGAGCACCAGTTCTTCATCATGATGTGCCTGAGGTTCACAACGTGTTTCAACGATTAACATAATTCAGAACAGAAAATAACGTTGTGCCATAGGCAGAATAGAAGCCGGTTCGCACGTAAGCAATTCTCCATCAGCTTTGACAAGATAGGTTTCAGGATCCACATCAATCTGGGGTGCGTAATCATTATGGATCATATCGGCCTTGCGCACATTGCGAGTATTTTTAACGGCAGAAATCATTTTCTTTAATCCCAGCTTTTCAGCTATCCCATCATCCAGCGCAGCCTGGGAGACAAACGTAATAGAAGTTGCCGAACAGGCCAGACCGTAGCTGCCAAACATGGGGCGATAGTGTACCGGCTGTGGAGTAGGGATAGAACCATTGGGATCGCCCATAGCAGCCGCCGCAATCATGCCCCCTTTCAAAATCAGCGATGGCTTCACACCAAAAAAAGCAGGTTTCCACAGTACCAGATCGGCCCATTTACCTGCTTCTATAGAACCCACCTCATGGGATATGCCATGGGTAAGTGCAGGATTAATTGTGTATTTAGCCAAATATCGCTTTACACGAAAATTGTCATTTTCAACCGTATCCTCAGGTAGCGGCCCCCGTTGCACTTTCATTTTATGCGCAGTCTGCCAGCATCGAATAATCACTTCACCCACTCGCCCCATAGCTTGGGAATCGGAAGAAATCATGCTGAATGCACCCAGGTCATGCAAAATATCTTCAGCTGCAATGGTTTCCCGGCGAATCCGTGACTCTGCAAACGCCACGTCCTCTGCGATGGAGGCATCCAGATGATGGCATACCATCAGCATGTCCAGATGTTCATCAATGGTATTCACCGTGTACGGCCGGGTGGGATTAGTGCTGGAGGGCAGCACATTCTGCTCGCCACAGGCCTTGATGATATCGGGCGCATGCCCGCCGCCCGCTCCTTCTGTGTGATAGGTATGTATCGTCCGCCCCTTAAATGCTGCGAGTGTTGTTTCCACAAAGCCGGATTCATTCAGGGTATCGGTATGGATGGCTACCTGCACATCCATTTCATCTGCAACAGACAAGCAATTATCAATGGCTGCGGGCGTTGTACCCCAATCTTCATGCAGCTTGAGGCCAATTGCACCTGCCCGCACCTGCTCGCGCAACGGTTCAGGCAAACTGGCATTTCCCTTACCGAGAAATCCCAAATTCATGGGAAAGGCTTCCGCGGCTTCCAGCATACGCGCCATATGCCATGGCCCCGGCGTGCAGGTAGTGGCGTTTGTACCTGTTGCCGGGCCGGTACCTCCACCCAGCATCGTGGTCACACCAGACATCAGGGCTTCTTCAATCTGTTGCGGACAAATAAAGTGAATATGTGAATCAATCCCCCCTGCTGTCACAATCATGCCTTCGCCCGCAATAACTTCTGTGCCGGCACCGATCACGATGGTGACAGCTGGCTGAATATCCGGATTGCCTGCCTTGCCGATCGCGGCAATACGACCTGATTTGATGCCGATATCCGCTTTAACAATACCCCAGTGATCAACAATCAGCGCATTGGTAATCACCGTATCGGCCACATCCGCAGCACAGCGCTGCCCTTGCCCCATACCATCACGAATGACTTTACCCCCACCGAATTTCACTTCCTCGCCATACACCGTAAAATCTTTTTCCACTTCAATCCACAATTCCGTATCGGCAAGGCGAACCCGATCCCCAACGGTGGGGCCAAACATTTCTGCGTAAGCCTGCCGCGATATTTTGAGACTCATTTCAATTCCCCCATCACGGCACCTGCAAATCCATATACTTTCCGGTCACCCGCTAATTTTACTAATTCAACCGTGCGTTCCTGCCCCGGTTCAAATCGTACCGCTGTACCGGCAGGAATATTGAGACGAAAACCATAGGCCATTTCCCGCTCGAATTTGAGCGCCTGATTAGTCTCATAAAAATGATAATGTGAACCCACCTGTATTGGACGGTCGCCACTATTCGCCACTTTTACAATGCATGTTTCGCGCCCGACGTTCAGTTCGATATCACCACCGACTGTTTTGATTTCTCCAGGTATCATCGTAACCTCTCAAGGAATGGGGTGATGAACGGTCACCAGTTTGGTGCCATCAGGGAATGTTGCTTCAACCTGAATTTCCGGAATCAGTTCAGAAATACCATCCATGACGTCATTTCGTGTGAGCAGGGTTGCGCCATAACTCATCAGCTCAGCCACAGTTTTCCCCTCACGCGCACCTTCCATGATAGCTGAGGAAATATAGGCAACGGCTTCAGGGTAATTGAGTTTCAGCCCCTTTGCCTTGCGACGCTCCGCCAGTAATCCGGCGGTAAAAATCAGCAGTTTGTCTTTTTCTCGTGGTGTCAGTTCCATAATTTCCCTTACGTATTCCAGATTCTTGGCATGCATGGCCCATGCCCTGAAACAGCATGCCGAAGCAATGACCACACAGCAACAAAATATTGCCTGGCTCTTTCAGAAGAAAACCCAAGGTAGCGAATCGCTACCACATTACCGACTCTCGTTATTCCGGATACACCACCAGAATCGCTATCAACCAGAATCCCTCGCACTTCACTCAACAACGCATCGCTCATCAGAAAACCCGCAATGAGAAAAGTGCCGGATACAGTCCTGTTTGCCAAGCCAGCCAGGGAAGAAAGCAGCTTGTCGCCACCCTCCAGAGAAGCATATTCACCCCATATCCGCTTTCCCTGAGCGTAAATCTCTGTTTCCTGCCGCAACATGCCATGGCTGAATTTTTCACCGGAAGCAGTGCGCCCATAGCACACAATTTCCCATCCCATATAACGCGCATCTTCTTCCAGATCTATACGCGTTTTCCAGTGTCCAACTGCGCCATCAAACAGAATTGTTTCCTGTGGCAGCCATTCCAGCACACTATTCTTTTCAACTTGAAATTGTAGATACTGGCTAGCAGACCTGCCACCGCTTTTATACCATTTTCCGGCACCTGGGGTGGTTAACAGCGCATGACTACCTGTCTTGGCAATGGCCTCAATAGTCAAACAGTCCCCCCCGGCAACACCACCCGGAGGATGAAGAATGATGGCATGACAAACTGATCGATGTTCAGGATACAGTGCCTTTTGCACCCTTAAAGGGCCTTTGTGCAAACGGTGAACCAGCACCGTTTCTCCTGCATCATTCTGCGCAAATTGAAGCTGCAGCATGGCCTCCCAACCGCTATGCGAGGCCATAACTGCACTCATACAGCTAACAAGCCTTGTACATTTTCAGCTTCCATTTCTGATCCGGGGCCGCTTTTAATCACTTCACCCCGTTGCATCACCACATAATAGTCCGCCAGAGTATGCGCAAAATCATAATACTGTTCAACCAGCAGGATGCCCATATCCCCACGCTTTGCCAATGACTGGATGACACGTTCAATATCCTTGATGATCGAAGGTTGTATGCCCTCAGTCGGCTCATCGAGGATCAGCAATTTCGGTCGCATGGCCAAAGCACGGCCAATCGCTAACTGTTGCTGCTGCCCCCCTGAAAGATCCCCCCCTCTTCGATGCATCATTTCCTTTAAGACGGGAAACATGTCAAAAATTTCAGCAGGAATGGTTTTGCTGTCTTTTCCCTTTAAGCCTGCCAGCCCCATTCTTAAGTTTTCTTCTACGGTCAGCCTTGGGAATATTTCACGACCTTGTGGCACATAGGCCATCCCTGATTTTGCCCTTTCATGGGGGGATAACGACGTAATATTTTTGCCTTCAAGCTCCACACTACCCGATTTGACTGGCAGCACCCCCATGAGACATTTCAACAAAGTGCTCTTACCCACGCCATTACGGCCCAGTAAACAGGTAACAGCCCCTTTCTCAACGTGTAATCCCACATCGCGCAATGTATGACTGCCACCATAATACTGATTGATTCCTGATACATTTAGCATGATTAGCGCCCCAGATACACTTCAATTACCCGTTCATCATTCTGCACTTTGTCCATGCTCCCCTCAGCGAGAACGCTGCCTTCGTGCAGCACCGTAACTGTTCGCGCGATCGCCCCTACAAATTCCATATCATGTTCAACCACCACAATAGAATGCTGGCCGGCAAGTTCATTCAGTAATTCAGCTGTACGTTCCGTTTCGAAATCCGTCATTCCGGCAACAGGTTCATCCAAAAGCAGTAATTTAGGTTCTTGCATCAACAGCATGCCGATTTCCAGCCATTGTTTCTGACCGTGGGCAAGTAATCCAGCTGGCAAATTAGCTTTATCAGATAACTTGATCAACGCCAGAATTTCTTCAATACGGCTTTTTTCCTCGCCACTCAACTTTGCAAACAGGCTGCGCCAGACACGCTTGTCTGTTTTCATGGCCAATTCCAGATTTTCAAACACGGTATGGTGTTCAAACACACTGGGTTTCTGAAATTTACGACCAATACCGGCGTGGGCGATTTCCGGTTCAGTCAGCTTGGTCAGATCGATTGTCTGACCAAAAAACGCTGTGCCCGAATCCTGCCGTGTTTTACCCGTTATCACATCCATCATAGTCGTTTTTCCGGCACCATTAGGGCCAATGATGCAGCGCAACTCCCCCGCTTCAATTGTCAGATTCAGATTATTAAGCGCCTTGAAACCATCGAAACTCACTGAAATGCTGTCCAGATAAAGAATAGGTCCGTGAGATACATCCAGCTCTCCTGACTTAAAAATCCTGCCAGGACCGCTACCTATATCATCCCACCCATCCCTTTCTTTTTTTGCTTCTGCGTTCATTTGAACCTCGCTTTCATTTGCTGCACCAACCCCACCACGCCTGCAGGCATATACAAGGTGACACCGACAAACAGCAACCCCAGGAAATACAGCCAGTATTCAGGGAAAGCAACTGTAAACCAGCTTTTTGCTCCGTTCACAATCCCAGCTCCCAGCAAAGGACCTATCAATGTACCGCGTCCACCTACTGCTGCCCAGATGGCAATCTCGATTGAATTTGCCGGAGACATTTCGCTAGGGTTGATAATTCCCACTTGTGGCACATAAAGCGCCCCTGCAATACCGCACAGAATGGCAGAAAACGTCCAGACAAAGAGTTTATAACCAAGGGGGTTATAACCGCAGAACATGAGTCGGCTTTCATGATCACGAATAGCTGCCAGCACTCTCCCCAGTTTGGATATCACAATATAGCGTGAAGTCAGCAAAGCCATTATGACAAACAAACCTGTAGCCATAAATAGCCCTGTTTTTGTTGACGAGTCCGCCAAGGCAAAACCCAGAATTCGCTTGAAATCCGTAAAGCCGTTATTGCCGCCAAAGCCTGTTTCATTCCTGAAGAACAAAAGCATGAAGGCAAAAGTCAGTGCCTGGGTGATGATTGAAAAATACACACCCTTGATTCGTGAACGGAACGCAAAATAACCAAACACAAATGCCAGCACACCCGGCACCATTACAACCATCAGCGCGGCAAACCAGAAATGGTCAGATCCAAACCAGTACCAGGGAAGCTCTTTCCAATCCAGAAACACCATGAAATCCGGCAAATGGCTATGATATTGCCCTTCTGTTCCGATCATCCGCATCAGGTACATACCCATTGCGTATCCACCCATAGCAAAAAACAACCCATGCCCCAGACTGAGAATACCGGCATACCCCCAGATCAGATCCATGGCCAGGGCTACCACTGCATAACACATGATTTTTCCCATGAGCGATACGGTGTAGTCTGAAATGTGCATGGAATGAGAAGCGGGCAATCCCAGATTAAGAAAAGGCACAACAACCAGCACGGCAAGGCCGAATACGATCAACGCCAGCCAACCCTTTACGCCATATAATTTTGTAATTGTAGACATATTAGTGCTCCACTACCCGGCCCTTCAAAGCAAACAAGCCTTGAGGACGACGCTGAATAAATATGATGATGAATAGTAAAATCAGAATTTTTGCCATTACCGGGCCGGAGAATGGTTCCAGAAACTTGTTCAGCACACCCAGACCCAATGCCCCGGAAACAGTGCCTGCAAGTTGCCCTACGCCACCCAATACCACCACCATGAATGAATCCACAATGTAGCTTTGCCCCAGATCCGGGCCCACGTTACCAATCTGGGATAATGCACACCCGCCTAACCCTGCAATACCGGAGCCCAGCCCAAACGTCCACATATCAATATTGCGGGTAGGTACGCCCAGACAATCAGCCATTTTTCTGTTCTGCGTCACCGCCCTCACAAACAGCCCGAGTCTTGTACGGTTTAACAGCAGCCAGACAAGCAGCAATACAAAAAAGGCAAATCCGATGATCACAATCCGGTTATAAGGGAGTACCAGATTACTGGCCATATCAATCCCGCCTGACATCCAGCTTGGGTTCACCACTTCCACATTCTGTGCACCAAAAATATTTCGTACGGTCTGAATCAATAGCAGACTGATCCCCCATGTAGCCAGCAACGTTTCCAAGGGTCGTCCATACAAATGACGGATAACCGTTCGCTCCAGCAACATGCCTACCATGGCCGCTACAATAAAAGAAGCAGGCACTGCCGCAATCAGGTAGGCATCAAAGCTTGAAGGGAAATACTGTTTGAAAAACAACTGAACCAGAAAAGTTGTGTAAGCGCCAATCATCAGCAATTCGCCATGAGCCATGTTGATGACACCCATCAACCCGTAGGTAATAGCCAAACCAAGTGCGGCAAGGAGCAATATGCTGCCTAAACTTATGCCACTGAAAATCCTGCCCAGATATTCCATTCTGGTCAACCTGCTTTTGATTTTTGCCAGTGCATCTTTTGCTGCGGCACGCACACTTTCATCAGGTTCTATAAACTGGCCATCCGCTTGCCTTTCAACAAAGGGCTTTAATAATGTCCTGGTGCTGGACTGATCACTCTCAGCCAGAATACCTATCGCCTTTAGACGTACTTTTACATCCGCATCCTTTAACTGAATACTGGCTTCAACCAGCCCTAAAGCGGCTTTTATTTCCTTATCTTTCTCTTTTAGCAATGCCTTTTGAATAGCAGGGAGCAAATTAATATCTGCTTTATCCAGCAACTCATTTGCAGCAGCCAGACGTTTTTCTTTCTCACCAGAAACCAGTTGCAGAGTGGCCAAAGCAGCATCCAGCGCCCCTCTTATCCGGTTATTGATCATGATCGCTTCGACATTTTCCGGTGCAGGATTTATAACGCTATGATCCAGGGCATTGAGTGTGCCTTCATTACTGATAATCACCAGCACACCATTATCGGTGACATTCAGTTCGCCATCTTTTAATGCTTGTAAAACAGGCAAGGCCGCAGGATGTTCAGTTGAAACCAGTTGATTGATGGCAACGATTTTTTCATCACTATCGCCCGTAGCCAATTTATTAAATAAATCGTCGGCTGCAAAAGCGGATGCCGTTAAAAATATCGTGCAGCAGACAACTGCATTGAGCAAGAATCTCAACATGCTATTGTTGGACATTGTAATTACCCGGTAAGGTGAGGGGAACGGAACCGGAAAAAACCCCGGTTCCGATTAACTACCAAAAACTGCCATGTCTTGTTTGCCATTGCAAAGGGATAATTTTTAAACTTTCATTTTCAGAAAAACAACTTTTCTTCGCATCCTTTTGCAAGTTACTTAGGCAAGCAAAACCAAACTATTAAAGCCCCTGCTTTTTCTCATTACCGGCAATGAACGGGCTCCAAGGCTGAGCACGGATCGGCCCCTTCGTTTTCCATACAACCTGGAACTGACCATTTGCCTGAATTTCACCAATCATGACAGGCTTGTGCAGGTGATGATTGGTTTCATCCATCTTGAGCGTAAAGCCGGATGGTGCCTTGAAGGTCTGACCAGCCATTGCCTTGCGAACCTTATCGACATCAGTGGATTTGGCTTTTTCTACGGCTTGCGCCCACATATGAATACCCACATACGTTGCTTCCATTGGGTCGTTTGTCACAACCTTGTCAGCATTTGGCAGGTTTTTCTTCTTGGCATAGGCTTTCCAATCCTTGATAAATGCATCATTTGTAGGATTCTTGACTGACATGAAGTAATTCCAAGCTGCCAGGTGACCCACCAATGGTTTCGTGTCGATACCACGCAACTCTTCTTCACCAACCGAGAACGCAACAACAGGGACGTCTGTCGCCTTCAGACCGGCATTACCCAATTCCTTGTAGAAAGGCACATTAGAATCGCCGTTGATGGTTGAAATAACCGTGGTTTTACCCCCTGCAGCAAACTTCTTGATGTTCGCAACAATGGTCTGATAATCGCTATGACCAAACGGGGTATATACTTCCTCGATATCCTTGTCAGCCACGCCCTTGGACTTCAGGAATGCACGCAGAATTTTGTTCGTTGTACGTGGATACACATAGTCAGTACCTAGCAAGAAAAAGCGCTTTGCACTACCACCATCCTTGCTCATCATGTATTCAACTGCGGGGATTGCCTGCTGATTGGGAGCAGCACCGGTATAGAATACATTTTGTGAAAGCTCTTCCCCTTCATATTGCACTGGGTAGAACAGCAAACCGTTCAATTCTTCATACACAGGTAAAACTGATTTACGTGAAACCGAAGTCCAGCAACCAAACGTCACAGCAACTTTATCTTTTGAAACCAGCTGACGCGCCTTTTCAGCGAAAAGCGGCCAATTTGATGC
This genomic window contains:
- the urtC gene encoding urea ABC transporter permease subunit UrtC — encoded protein: MSTITKLYGVKGWLALIVFGLAVLVVVPFLNLGLPASHSMHISDYTVSLMGKIMCYAVVALAMDLIWGYAGILSLGHGLFFAMGGYAMGMYLMRMIGTEGQYHSHLPDFMVFLDWKELPWYWFGSDHFWFAALMVVMVPGVLAFVFGYFAFRSRIKGVYFSIITQALTFAFMLLFFRNETGFGGNNGFTDFKRILGFALADSSTKTGLFMATGLFVIMALLTSRYIVISKLGRVLAAIRDHESRLMFCGYNPLGYKLFVWTFSAILCGIAGALYVPQVGIINPSEMSPANSIEIAIWAAVGGRGTLIGPLLGAGIVNGAKSWFTVAFPEYWLYFLGLLFVGVTLYMPAGVVGLVQQMKARFK
- the urtA gene encoding urea ABC transporter substrate-binding protein; the encoded protein is MQRRNFLKKAVVTASLAAIGTLSGLAFAGDKDPIKVGILHSLSGTMAISETSLKDMALMTIDEINAKGGVLGRKLEPVVVDPASNWPLFAEKARQLVSKDKVAVTFGCWTSVSRKSVLPVYEELNGLLFYPVQYEGEELSQNVFYTGAAPNQQAIPAVEYMMSKDGGSAKRFFLLGTDYVYPRTTNKILRAFLKSKGVADKDIEEVYTPFGHSDYQTIVANIKKFAAGGKTTVISTINGDSNVPFYKELGNAGLKATDVPVVAFSVGEEELRGIDTKPLVGHLAAWNYFMSVKNPTNDAFIKDWKAYAKKKNLPNADKVVTNDPMEATYVGIHMWAQAVEKAKSTDVDKVRKAMAGQTFKAPSGFTLKMDETNHHLHKPVMIGEIQANGQFQVVWKTKGPIRAQPWSPFIAGNEKKQGL
- the urtD gene encoding urea ABC transporter ATP-binding protein UrtD; translation: MNAEAKKERDGWDDIGSGPGRIFKSGELDVSHGPILYLDSISVSFDGFKALNNLNLTIEAGELRCIIGPNGAGKTTMMDVITGKTRQDSGTAFFGQTIDLTKLTEPEIAHAGIGRKFQKPSVFEHHTVFENLELAMKTDKRVWRSLFAKLSGEEKSRIEEILALIKLSDKANLPAGLLAHGQKQWLEIGMLLMQEPKLLLLDEPVAGMTDFETERTAELLNELAGQHSIVVVEHDMEFVGAIARTVTVLHEGSVLAEGSMDKVQNDERVIEVYLGR
- the urtB gene encoding urea ABC transporter permease subunit UrtB — its product is MSNNSMLRFLLNAVVCCTIFLTASAFAADDLFNKLATGDSDEKIVAINQLVSTEHPAALPVLQALKDGELNVTDNGVLVIISNEGTLNALDHSVINPAPENVEAIMINNRIRGALDAALATLQLVSGEKEKRLAAANELLDKADINLLPAIQKALLKEKDKEIKAALGLVEASIQLKDADVKVRLKAIGILAESDQSSTRTLLKPFVERQADGQFIEPDESVRAAAKDALAKIKSRLTRMEYLGRIFSGISLGSILLLAALGLAITYGLMGVINMAHGELLMIGAYTTFLVQLFFKQYFPSSFDAYLIAAVPASFIVAAMVGMLLERTVIRHLYGRPLETLLATWGISLLLIQTVRNIFGAQNVEVVNPSWMSGGIDMASNLVLPYNRIVIIGFAFFVLLLVWLLLNRTRLGLFVRAVTQNRKMADCLGVPTRNIDMWTFGLGSGIAGLGGCALSQIGNVGPDLGQSYIVDSFMVVVLGGVGQLAGTVSGALGLGVLNKFLEPFSGPVMAKILILLFIIIFIQRRPQGLFALKGRVVEH